The Petrocella atlantisensis genome has a window encoding:
- a CDS encoding DUF1048 domain-containing protein, which produces MNFWDKITGNDMKKELKTFESRAKKLPADYQMAWEKIKNHFWPHSDFTGRNLMSILDGVLNLLEETSRDGLSAHEVLGDDIEGFCLALINEEGSNSFRNTWRKQLNNTIAKKLSK; this is translated from the coding sequence ATGAATTTTTGGGATAAAATCACGGGAAACGACATGAAAAAAGAATTAAAAACTTTTGAATCACGGGCCAAAAAACTACCAGCTGACTACCAAATGGCCTGGGAAAAAATCAAAAACCATTTTTGGCCACACTCAGATTTTACAGGTCGTAATCTTATGTCAATTCTGGATGGTGTGCTTAATCTTCTTGAAGAAACATCGCGTGATGGTCTAAGTGCACATGAGGTTTTAGGTGACGATATTGAAGGTTTCTGTTTAGCACTTATAAACGAAGAAGGGTCAAATTCTTTTCGCAACACATGGCGCAAGCAACTTAACAATACGATTGCTAAAAAGTTAAGTAAATAG
- a CDS encoding DUF1048 domain-containing protein — protein sequence MNIKAIIEGKKEWRAHMARVKALPNDYQIVYEEIQKYLYKVGPIELTEGIGLLSGIVDLFEEGATRGKGVLDVTGSNVADFCDDLIKDSKTYLDQASINQKVSKAIKKATDK from the coding sequence ATGAATATAAAAGCGATAATCGAAGGCAAGAAAGAGTGGCGTGCCCACATGGCTCGTGTAAAAGCACTACCCAATGACTATCAGATTGTATATGAAGAGATTCAAAAATATCTCTATAAGGTCGGCCCAATAGAACTAACAGAAGGAATAGGACTTCTTTCAGGGATTGTTGATCTTTTTGAAGAGGGCGCTACAAGGGGAAAAGGTGTACTTGATGTGACGGGTAGTAATGTAGCGGATTTCTGTGATGACTTAATCAAAGATTCTAAAACATACTTAGATCAAGCGTCAATCAATCAAAAGGTGAGCAAGGCCATAAAAAAAGCAACTGATAAATAA
- a CDS encoding cysteine-rich KTR domain-containing protein, with protein MIKYEWLLCPVCCNKTRIKIREDTVLENFPLFCPKCKKETKINVKQMNIFVITEPDAKTQSQ; from the coding sequence GTGATAAAATATGAGTGGCTATTATGCCCTGTCTGTTGTAACAAAACAAGGATAAAAATACGCGAAGATACGGTACTTGAAAATTTCCCACTATTTTGTCCCAAATGTAAAAAGGAAACTAAAATCAATGTAAAACAAATGAATATATTCGTTATAACAGAGCCAGACGCTAAGACGCAGAGCCAATAA